A window of the Parvularcula bermudensis HTCC2503 genome harbors these coding sequences:
- a CDS encoding efflux transporter outer membrane subunit produces MKGRICILGGALLSLTACAVGPDPTAPTVDLPATYSAALPADLAGQDEEVWWAGFEDETLSTLMVDVLAGNLDIATALATLSEAAALRGAVRSDLFPRLDAQGSAEYADLISGEGESETTTLLSGVLAFEVDLAGGNRRRLEAAAADLEAAGFGVREAQRLATGTAALQYIDLRRSGARLALLETSLDLQARTLDVVQARFDAGLTPALDVDRAAADLARTRADRGILQANRQAAAFTLAVLAGRPPERAQFGQSTDDILPDYRGEITLGAPAMLLRQRPDVAQAEQRLIADLALIGAEQADLYPSLRLPAQISGDPDTDFEPLLFTLSAIVDIPLLDAGRRRAEVRAQIARAEASLAEWQQTVLVALTEVETALTRIEALRSRLENLDLAVQRSEEAYRQLDALYREGLTSFIDVLDAQRTLIGSREAVVEARADLAVAIVQLHIGMGTGI; encoded by the coding sequence ATGAAGGGGCGTATCTGTATCCTTGGCGGCGCATTATTGAGCCTTACCGCCTGTGCCGTCGGTCCCGATCCCACGGCGCCGACGGTCGACCTTCCGGCGACATATTCCGCAGCGCTTCCTGCTGATCTTGCGGGGCAGGACGAGGAGGTCTGGTGGGCGGGGTTTGAGGATGAAACCCTTTCTACACTGATGGTCGATGTCCTCGCAGGAAATCTCGACATCGCCACGGCGCTCGCCACGCTCTCCGAAGCGGCGGCCTTGCGCGGGGCCGTGCGGTCCGATCTGTTCCCCCGTCTCGATGCGCAGGGCAGCGCGGAATATGCCGACCTCATCTCAGGGGAGGGGGAGAGCGAGACGACGACGCTTCTGTCGGGCGTCCTTGCCTTCGAGGTCGACCTTGCCGGGGGAAACCGCCGGCGTCTTGAGGCGGCGGCTGCGGATCTGGAGGCGGCGGGCTTCGGCGTGAGAGAGGCGCAGCGCCTCGCCACGGGGACGGCAGCTCTCCAATATATCGATTTGCGACGGTCGGGCGCTCGTCTCGCCCTGCTTGAGACCTCTCTCGACTTGCAGGCGAGGACCCTCGACGTGGTGCAAGCGCGGTTCGACGCCGGGCTAACACCGGCCCTCGACGTCGACCGGGCGGCGGCGGATCTGGCCCGAACCCGCGCCGATCGCGGCATTCTTCAGGCGAATCGTCAGGCCGCGGCCTTCACCCTTGCTGTCCTGGCCGGGCGTCCCCCCGAAAGAGCGCAATTTGGCCAGTCTACGGATGATATTCTTCCCGATTACCGTGGTGAGATTACGCTGGGCGCGCCGGCGATGCTGCTTCGCCAGCGACCGGACGTCGCTCAAGCCGAGCAACGATTGATCGCAGATCTTGCCTTGATCGGCGCCGAACAAGCGGATCTCTATCCGTCCCTTCGCTTGCCCGCCCAGATCAGCGGCGATCCTGACACGGATTTCGAGCCACTCCTCTTCACCCTCAGCGCGATCGTCGACATCCCGCTTCTGGATGCAGGGCGACGCCGGGCGGAGGTCAGGGCGCAGATCGCCCGCGCGGAAGCCTCCCTTGCCGAATGGCAACAGACGGTCCTTGTCGCTCTTACCGAGGTGGAAACCGCCTTGACCCGTATCGAGGCTTTACGGTCCCGGCTCGAGAATTTGGACCTTGCCGTCCAGCGAAGCGAAGAAGCTTATCGGCAACTCGACGCCCTTTATCGCGAAGGACTGACGAGCTTCATTGATGTTCTCGATGCCCAGCGGACCCTCATCGGCAGCCGGGAGGCGGTGGTCGAGGCGCGGGCGGATCTCGCCGTCGCGATCGTCCAGCTCCACATAGGGATGGGGACGGGGATCTGA
- a CDS encoding efflux RND transporter periplasmic adaptor subunit produces MSDRSLSSTHVGLRAAFPLIILTLACVLLTACGEPAEAQSEARQGPAQAGVPVTVEVLSTETVTLTSTLQGRTRAYRTSEIRPQVTGLIEDRLFEEGDNVKAGDPLYAIESSEYRAEVASAAAAYERSRATALVAEQNAKRFASLAEIEAISTQQKDEADAAVAQSRADVSMAKAALERARIDLERAVVRAPIDGTIGRSVVTQGALVTANQSAALATITQLDPLYVDLTASAEDVMRWRRQLQSEAQSSGSGAVPVTLSGKEGQPLSEKGRLEFSEVSVDEEAGTVILRAIVPNPDRLLLPGLFVRATLPTAILEDVMAVPQQAVLRTPRGEPYVFVVNEEGMAEQRPVTIVQAQDGQWILSEGVKAGDRLITDGFQRVQPGAPVRVTNPPADRNSGTRAAAGASTGAAAH; encoded by the coding sequence GTGAGTGATCGCTCCCTGTCCAGCACGCATGTGGGGCTGCGCGCCGCCTTTCCTCTGATCATCCTGACGCTTGCTTGCGTCCTGCTCACGGCATGCGGTGAGCCGGCTGAAGCCCAGAGTGAGGCAAGGCAAGGACCCGCCCAGGCGGGGGTGCCGGTGACGGTTGAGGTCCTGTCGACGGAAACCGTGACCTTGACTTCCACCTTGCAGGGGCGGACCCGCGCTTACCGAACCTCAGAAATCAGGCCCCAAGTGACGGGATTGATCGAAGATCGCCTGTTTGAGGAGGGGGATAATGTTAAGGCTGGGGACCCCCTCTACGCCATTGAGAGCAGTGAGTACCGGGCAGAAGTGGCCAGTGCGGCCGCCGCGTATGAACGGAGCCGGGCGACGGCCCTTGTGGCGGAGCAGAATGCCAAGCGCTTTGCCTCGCTTGCCGAAATCGAGGCCATTAGTACCCAACAAAAGGATGAGGCTGACGCCGCCGTCGCCCAGAGCCGCGCCGATGTTTCCATGGCGAAGGCGGCCCTTGAGCGCGCGCGTATCGATCTCGAGCGGGCCGTGGTCCGCGCCCCGATCGACGGCACGATCGGTCGTTCGGTCGTTACGCAAGGGGCGTTGGTCACGGCCAATCAAAGCGCGGCCCTCGCGACGATCACCCAGCTCGATCCCCTCTATGTCGATCTGACCGCTTCGGCAGAGGATGTCATGAGGTGGCGTCGTCAGTTGCAATCGGAGGCTCAGTCCTCGGGCTCGGGGGCCGTTCCCGTGACGTTGAGCGGGAAGGAGGGCCAGCCGCTCTCCGAGAAAGGACGCCTGGAATTTTCCGAGGTCAGTGTGGATGAAGAGGCGGGTACCGTCATTCTGCGCGCGATCGTTCCTAATCCTGACCGGCTCTTATTGCCGGGCCTGTTCGTCAGGGCGACCCTTCCCACCGCTATTCTTGAAGATGTGATGGCCGTGCCCCAACAGGCGGTCCTGCGTACCCCTCGAGGGGAGCCCTATGTCTTTGTCGTGAATGAAGAGGGCATGGCTGAACAGCGTCCGGTCACGATCGTTCAGGCACAAGACGGTCAATGGATTCTCTCAGAAGGGGTCAAGGCGGGGGACCGGCTGATCACCGACGGCTTTCAGCGCGTCCAGCCCGGCGCGCCTGTCAGGGTGACAAATCCGCCTGCGGACAGGAACTCCGGCACCCGCGCCGCTGCCGGGGCTTCTACCGGGGCCGCTGCGCACTAA
- the moaB gene encoding molybdenum cofactor biosynthesis protein B, translated as MTSRIDESRPFVPLRIAVMTVSDTRTAADDRSGDLLVARLTAAGHDLADRRIVPDEQELLSRQVQDWADSGRVDAVLTTGGTGLTGRDVTVEAISPLFSKTLEGFAVVFHMVSYDSVGLSTLQSRACAGIVPATDGSRAIFVFCLPGSTGACKDGWDKVIAPQLDSRHRPCNLHEIMPRLTER; from the coding sequence ATGACGTCGAGGATCGATGAGAGCCGCCCTTTTGTCCCTCTGCGGATCGCTGTCATGACCGTCTCCGACACCAGGACGGCGGCGGATGACCGCTCTGGGGACCTGCTGGTCGCGCGTCTTACGGCAGCAGGGCACGATCTCGCCGACCGGCGGATCGTCCCCGATGAACAGGAGCTTCTGTCCCGGCAGGTGCAGGATTGGGCCGATAGCGGGCGGGTCGATGCGGTCCTGACGACCGGGGGAACGGGCCTGACCGGCCGGGACGTGACGGTGGAAGCGATATCCCCCTTATTCTCGAAAACCCTTGAAGGCTTTGCGGTGGTCTTTCACATGGTGAGCTATGACAGTGTCGGGCTCTCGACCCTCCAAAGTCGGGCCTGCGCAGGGATCGTTCCCGCGACGGATGGCAGCCGGGCGATCTTTGTCTTTTGCCTGCCGGGCTCCACCGGTGCGTGCAAGGATGGGTGGGACAAGGTGATCGCGCCCCAGCTCGACAGTCGGCACCGTCCGTGCAACCTGCATGAAATCATGCCGAGATTGACCGAACGATGA
- a CDS encoding efflux RND transporter permease subunit, whose translation MADHARGLPALAVKRPLLITVLNLLIVIAGAAAMFGIEIRELPDVDRPIVSVRANLPGGAPETIDAEVTSVLEGAVARVSGVREIRSSSEENNARMRIEFNPGVDLDNASADVREAVSRVTRELPDRAENIFVTKADEDADPIIDLAIISDVLPEDELTRIIETDIAPEILSVNGVAAVQEFGTRLRQMRVVIDPPRLNRFGFTVSDVADALRQAPFDVPAGSFRSQDQELIVRAEATAATPDLIKEVIIDQQIRVGDVADVILAPADAENLLRLDGTPIIGLGIVRQAQSNTIEISDAVAAKVAALNGRFEDLSIRVLSDEAVFIRTSVREVVTSLIFTVLIVVTTIWLFLGSGKATLIPSVAIPVALIGTISGIWLMGFSINLLTLLALVLATGLIVDDAIVVLENVQRQQSQGLKRHAAAAIGTQQVFFAVVATTAVLVAVFVPISFLPSTAGRLFREFGFVLAMAVIISSFVALTLAPAMAAQFKFVDDEVRDTRLVRVGRRLMKVYERGLDVSLRHPRAVVGISLLAAGLAAIGYLSLPSELVPPEDRGEVVIFATGPDGVGLSYMERQSDAIEDVLAPYRESGVIESLYTVVGRFDPNRILVNANLAPWEDRDLSQQDLIRELSPQMAAIPGARVSVFGRGSLDIGRGRRSGLEVALVGGDYDAIYQAARALSDAIDSQSEILSNPEISYQPTQPQLSVQIDRRRASDLGVPLDEISLTLRTMVGGEDLVDLNVQDQAIPILLESETRAIRKPSDLSNLFVRAESGALIPMSSLTTMVEEGVAAELDRVEQRRAIEVESDVATGVALADAVLEIERLAAETLPDGIEMRLQGEAETLQESSRDLMITYAFALLIVFLVLVAQFESLTSPIVVMLTVPFALAAAIYVLWLTGGSLNIYSQIGLILLIGLMAKNGILLVEFADQLRGEGRTVREAVREAALLRARPIMMTVISTALGAVPLILSGGAGAEARSAIGWVVFGGLGLAALFTLFLTPILYLGLSSLGGARLAASGALERELADAPGAERLAE comes from the coding sequence ATGGCCGATCACGCAAGAGGCCTTCCCGCTTTGGCGGTCAAGCGCCCGCTCCTGATTACGGTTCTCAATCTTCTCATCGTGATCGCCGGGGCGGCGGCGATGTTCGGCATCGAAATCAGGGAATTGCCCGATGTCGACCGGCCTATTGTCAGTGTGCGCGCCAATTTGCCCGGCGGCGCGCCGGAGACCATCGACGCCGAAGTGACGAGTGTCCTCGAAGGGGCGGTGGCCAGAGTGTCCGGTGTGCGAGAAATTCGCTCATCGAGCGAAGAGAACAACGCGCGGATGCGGATTGAGTTCAACCCCGGGGTCGATCTCGATAATGCCTCCGCCGATGTCCGCGAGGCGGTCAGTCGCGTGACACGAGAATTGCCTGATCGGGCGGAAAATATCTTTGTCACGAAGGCCGACGAGGATGCCGACCCGATCATCGATCTGGCGATCATCAGCGACGTCCTTCCCGAGGACGAACTCACCCGCATCATCGAGACGGATATTGCGCCGGAAATCCTCTCTGTGAATGGGGTGGCCGCCGTTCAAGAATTCGGCACCCGCCTTCGGCAAATGCGGGTCGTGATCGATCCGCCGCGGCTCAATCGTTTCGGGTTCACCGTCAGCGATGTGGCAGACGCGTTGCGTCAGGCCCCCTTCGATGTCCCCGCCGGCAGCTTTCGGTCGCAAGACCAGGAACTGATCGTCAGGGCCGAAGCGACGGCCGCGACGCCGGATCTCATCAAAGAGGTGATTATCGATCAGCAGATCAGGGTCGGCGACGTTGCCGATGTGATCCTGGCCCCCGCCGACGCCGAAAATCTTTTGCGGCTTGACGGCACACCCATCATCGGCCTCGGCATCGTGCGCCAGGCACAATCGAATACGATCGAGATTTCCGATGCGGTTGCCGCAAAGGTGGCCGCATTGAATGGACGGTTCGAGGACCTGTCGATCCGGGTCCTGTCGGACGAGGCGGTGTTCATCAGAACCTCGGTCCGGGAGGTGGTCACCAGCTTGATTTTCACTGTGCTGATTGTCGTGACGACGATTTGGCTGTTTCTGGGGTCGGGCAAGGCGACGTTGATCCCCAGCGTGGCGATTCCCGTCGCGTTGATCGGCACCATTTCGGGAATCTGGCTGATGGGGTTCTCGATCAATCTCCTCACCCTCTTGGCCTTGGTGCTGGCCACCGGGTTGATTGTCGACGATGCCATTGTCGTATTGGAGAACGTTCAACGACAACAATCCCAAGGGCTCAAGCGCCATGCCGCGGCGGCGATTGGGACGCAGCAGGTGTTCTTTGCCGTGGTGGCGACGACGGCGGTCCTGGTCGCCGTCTTTGTCCCGATTTCGTTCTTGCCCTCCACCGCCGGGCGGTTGTTTCGCGAATTCGGATTCGTGCTGGCGATGGCGGTGATCATTTCCTCCTTTGTCGCCCTGACGCTGGCCCCGGCCATGGCGGCTCAATTCAAGTTCGTCGATGATGAGGTGCGCGATACCCGCCTCGTCCGGGTCGGCCGTCGTCTGATGAAAGTGTATGAGCGGGGCCTCGATGTCAGTTTGCGGCATCCCCGGGCGGTGGTCGGCATCAGCCTGCTCGCGGCCGGTCTGGCGGCGATCGGCTATCTGTCGCTGCCTAGTGAATTGGTGCCGCCGGAGGATCGAGGCGAGGTGGTCATCTTCGCCACGGGGCCCGATGGGGTCGGCCTCTCCTATATGGAACGGCAGTCCGACGCGATTGAGGACGTCCTTGCTCCCTATCGCGAGAGCGGCGTCATCGAGTCGCTGTACACGGTGGTCGGGCGCTTCGATCCTAACCGAATTCTCGTCAACGCCAATCTCGCGCCGTGGGAAGATCGGGATCTTTCTCAACAAGATCTGATCCGGGAATTGTCGCCGCAAATGGCGGCGATCCCGGGGGCGCGGGTCTCCGTCTTCGGACGCGGTAGTCTCGATATCGGGCGCGGTCGGCGCAGCGGCCTCGAAGTGGCGCTGGTGGGGGGGGATTACGACGCCATCTACCAAGCGGCCCGGGCGCTTTCCGATGCGATCGACAGCCAGTCGGAGATCTTGTCCAATCCCGAAATTTCCTACCAGCCGACGCAACCGCAGCTATCGGTCCAGATTGACCGGCGGCGCGCGTCAGATCTCGGCGTCCCCTTGGACGAAATTTCTCTCACGCTACGGACGATGGTCGGGGGGGAGGATCTTGTCGATCTCAATGTTCAGGATCAGGCGATCCCCATCCTGCTCGAGTCCGAAACCCGAGCCATCCGGAAACCGTCGGATCTCTCGAACCTGTTCGTTCGGGCAGAGTCGGGGGCTCTTATTCCGATGTCGAGCCTGACGACCATGGTGGAGGAGGGGGTGGCCGCCGAACTCGACCGGGTCGAGCAGCGACGGGCCATCGAAGTGGAAAGCGATGTGGCCACCGGCGTGGCCCTCGCGGACGCGGTTTTGGAGATCGAGCGACTCGCGGCCGAGACCTTGCCTGACGGGATCGAGATGCGGCTCCAGGGGGAGGCAGAGACCTTACAGGAATCATCCCGTGACTTGATGATCACCTACGCTTTCGCCTTGCTTATCGTCTTTCTTGTGCTCGTGGCACAGTTTGAGAGTCTGACCAGTCCGATCGTTGTCATGCTGACGGTTCCCTTTGCCTTGGCCGCGGCGATCTATGTTCTGTGGCTGACGGGGGGCTCCCTCAATATCTACTCCCAAATCGGATTGATCCTTTTGATCGGGTTGATGGCAAAGAACGGGATTCTCCTCGTGGAGTTTGCCGATCAATTACGGGGAGAAGGGCGTACGGTGCGGGAAGCCGTTCGTGAGGCAGCTCTCTTACGGGCTCGGCCGATCATGATGACTGTGATTTCGACGGCCTTGGGCGCTGTCCCCCTCATCCTTTCCGGCGGGGCGGGGGCAGAGGCGCGCAGCGCCATCGGGTGGGTCGTGTTCGGCGGCCTCGGTCTCGCCGCGCTCTTCACGCTCTTTCTGACACCGATCCTTTATCTCGGTCTCTCCAGTCTTGGGGGCGCCCGCCTGGCGGCCAGTGGTGCCCTTGAGCGGGAGTTGGCCGATGCGCCGGGGGCGGAGCGCTTGGCGGAATGA
- a CDS encoding sulfite exporter TauE/SafE family protein, whose amino-acid sequence MLFLALAFAVTALAYASVGFGGGSTYTALLALSGISYTVLPILSLSCNLLVVAGGCVRFARAGTLPWRRALPICGVSVPMAAWGGTLVVSERLFTGLLGVSLLIAGGVMAMETMGRRSFGHPEGQRDRLPSWGRVIALPIGAGVGFLSGVVGIGGGIFLAPILHLSRWGESRAIAGTTSLFILLNSLAGLAGQATKLKGEEVADLTLYWPLLLAVGIGGQIGSHLGVKVLSPALLKAATGGLVMLVGLRLLARFLTLWTGGDNGL is encoded by the coding sequence GTGCTGTTTCTTGCCCTTGCCTTCGCGGTAACGGCGCTGGCCTATGCCAGTGTCGGCTTTGGGGGCGGGTCAACCTATACGGCGCTGCTGGCGCTCAGCGGCATCAGCTATACCGTGCTGCCGATTCTCTCCTTGAGCTGCAATCTGCTGGTGGTCGCCGGGGGATGTGTGCGGTTCGCCCGCGCCGGCACCCTGCCCTGGCGCCGGGCCCTACCCATCTGCGGTGTTTCCGTCCCGATGGCGGCATGGGGCGGCACCCTGGTGGTGTCCGAGCGCCTCTTTACGGGGCTACTCGGCGTCAGCCTGCTCATCGCTGGGGGCGTCATGGCCATGGAAACAATGGGTCGTCGGTCCTTCGGTCATCCAGAGGGGCAGAGAGACAGGCTTCCTTCATGGGGGCGCGTGATCGCGCTGCCGATCGGCGCGGGCGTTGGCTTTTTGTCCGGCGTGGTGGGCATTGGCGGCGGGATTTTTCTTGCGCCGATCCTGCATCTGTCCCGTTGGGGCGAGAGCCGTGCGATTGCAGGGACCACATCCCTGTTCATCCTCCTCAATTCCCTCGCCGGGCTTGCGGGGCAAGCAACGAAGCTCAAGGGCGAAGAGGTCGCCGATCTGACTCTCTATTGGCCGCTCCTCCTGGCGGTGGGGATCGGAGGGCAGATCGGCTCTCATCTCGGGGTGAAGGTTCTGTCCCCCGCCTTACTCAAGGCGGCGACGGGGGGGCTGGTCATGCTTGTAGGCCTAAGGCTTTTAGCGCGTTTCCTCACTTTGTGGACGGGGGGAGATAATGGCCTTTGA
- a CDS encoding DUF6691 family protein, with protein sequence MSQRLLAAIAGALFGTGLILSGMTNPMKVVNFLDVTGIWDPSLALVMGGALVTTFFGYRLVLRREKPLFEPTFHLPQTREITRPLIIGSVLFGVGWGLSGLCPGPAISVASMAPLRLLPFGIGLIAGVLGYQAYAKRSG encoded by the coding sequence ATGAGCCAGCGACTTCTTGCGGCGATTGCCGGGGCCCTCTTCGGCACCGGATTGATCCTCTCCGGCATGACCAATCCGATGAAGGTTGTGAATTTCCTCGATGTCACAGGGATCTGGGACCCAAGCCTTGCCTTGGTGATGGGTGGGGCGCTTGTGACGACCTTCTTTGGGTATCGGCTTGTCCTGCGGCGGGAGAAACCCCTATTCGAGCCGACCTTCCATCTCCCTCAAACACGCGAAATTACCCGCCCCCTGATCATCGGAAGCGTCCTTTTTGGGGTGGGATGGGGCCTCTCCGGTCTGTGCCCGGGACCGGCAATCTCAGTGGCGTCGATGGCCCCCTTGCGCCTTCTCCCCTTCGGCATCGGATTGATTGCGGGGGTTCTCGGCTACCAAGCCTACGCCAAGCGCAGCGGATGA
- a CDS encoding TetR/AcrR family transcriptional regulator, producing the protein MNIQSKTYYDKVNELAPIMFAWAGEGMATADTLFECPRSRREDILEAAAACFVEEGFHGASMARIAKRADVSPGHIYHYFESKDELIHEIIRTEEARHLSFFDDLADLDAPELRAFLIGRVKEGVTKTTRLFHSVLTLETLAEASRNPDVSAIVHRYDTQIHRRFSALLRDTLGLKDADHRVEVLRTLFSGLAIRTVRNPNLDATALTPQIVRAVAAILTPDPEQNAESHIDQSES; encoded by the coding sequence ATGAACATTCAATCTAAAACATACTACGATAAAGTCAATGAGCTTGCGCCGATCATGTTCGCGTGGGCGGGAGAGGGAATGGCCACGGCGGACACCCTGTTCGAATGTCCACGATCCCGACGGGAAGATATTTTAGAGGCAGCTGCGGCGTGCTTTGTCGAAGAAGGGTTTCACGGCGCCAGTATGGCCCGCATCGCCAAGCGCGCCGATGTCAGCCCGGGGCACATCTATCATTATTTCGAAAGCAAGGATGAGCTGATCCATGAGATCATCCGCACCGAAGAGGCGCGGCATCTCTCTTTCTTCGATGATCTTGCCGATTTGGACGCACCCGAATTGCGGGCGTTCCTGATTGGCCGCGTGAAAGAAGGCGTGACGAAAACGACGCGGCTTTTCCACTCCGTTCTCACCCTCGAAACCCTTGCAGAAGCAAGCCGCAACCCGGACGTTTCAGCCATTGTCCATCGCTACGACACGCAGATCCACCGGCGATTTTCCGCGCTGTTGCGCGACACCCTGGGGTTGAAGGATGCCGACCATCGGGTCGAAGTGCTCCGTACCTTATTCTCAGGACTCGCCATTCGGACCGTGCGGAACCCGAACCTCGACGCCACGGCGCTGACCCCGCAAATTGTGCGCGCCGTTGCCGCGATCTTGACACCGGACCCAGAACAAAACGCCGAGAGCCATATCGATCAATCGGAGTCGTGA
- a CDS encoding efflux RND transporter periplasmic adaptor subunit — translation MTRYAKGAARNDRVKEAKVRCNIFRMAIVFVIGAALGACGGEEAPTNREGGAGTNVIPHRVELQRLSERVEAVGTARAQQQATIFPETGGEVTGVFFEAGDFVEAGAILAAFEDAEERLDVARARVALKEAQQLLDRYGRIDVEGAVSESQIDAARTAVEAAQIELRLAEETLADRQVRAPFAGYVGIPQIDPGARIGTDTAITQLDARTRLFIDFEAPEQVFNMIQPGDRLSLQPFAAGQQHVEAVVRSIGARIDPQRRLFQIRAEANNEADRLRPGMSFRVGFDIPGDPLPSVPEAAIVWGGDGAYVWAVKDGRATQMAVTIVSRTAGQALVRAPLQAGDLIVAEGVQKMREGALVDLLDARPERAAPPPVPGQTTVGGAAL, via the coding sequence GTGACACGTTATGCCAAGGGGGCGGCCCGGAATGACCGGGTGAAGGAGGCGAAGGTGCGGTGCAATATTTTTCGAATGGCCATCGTCTTCGTCATCGGCGCGGCGCTGGGGGCGTGCGGCGGTGAGGAGGCCCCCACCAATCGAGAGGGCGGGGCGGGGACCAACGTCATTCCCCATCGGGTAGAATTGCAGCGGCTGAGCGAGCGGGTTGAGGCCGTGGGCACCGCCCGGGCCCAGCAGCAAGCCACGATCTTTCCCGAGACCGGCGGCGAGGTGACCGGCGTCTTTTTCGAGGCCGGTGATTTCGTTGAGGCGGGGGCGATCCTCGCTGCCTTTGAAGATGCCGAGGAACGTCTAGATGTGGCGAGAGCCCGGGTCGCCCTTAAGGAAGCGCAACAATTACTGGATCGCTATGGCCGGATCGATGTCGAAGGGGCCGTTTCCGAGAGCCAGATCGACGCCGCGCGAACGGCCGTTGAAGCGGCGCAAATCGAATTGCGTCTGGCAGAGGAGACATTGGCCGATCGCCAGGTGAGGGCGCCCTTTGCGGGCTATGTCGGTATTCCCCAGATCGATCCCGGCGCCCGGATCGGCACCGATACCGCGATTACCCAGCTCGATGCGCGCACCCGCCTGTTTATCGATTTCGAGGCTCCAGAGCAGGTCTTTAACATGATACAGCCTGGGGATCGGCTGTCCCTCCAGCCCTTCGCCGCTGGCCAGCAACACGTCGAAGCGGTCGTGCGCAGCATCGGCGCCCGTATCGATCCGCAACGGCGGCTTTTCCAAATCCGCGCCGAGGCGAATAACGAGGCCGATCGGCTGCGACCCGGCATGAGCTTCCGGGTGGGTTTTGACATTCCCGGCGATCCGCTGCCCAGCGTTCCGGAAGCGGCGATCGTGTGGGGCGGGGACGGGGCCTATGTCTGGGCGGTGAAAGACGGTCGCGCAACGCAGATGGCGGTGACGATTGTCTCCCGTACTGCCGGTCAGGCCTTGGTGCGCGCGCCGCTGCAAGCCGGTGATTTGATCGTGGCCGAAGGCGTGCAGAAGATGCGGGAGGGGGCTTTAGTCGACCTCCTCGATGCCCGGCCCGAGAGGGCCGCGCCGCCCCCTGTACCAGGGCAAACCACCGTCGGCGGAGCGGCTCTCTGA
- a CDS encoding YeeE/YedE family protein, with protein MVADPTPFTPGTALLGGILIGVSSTLLMASLGRIAGISGIVGAALGPAGADRQWRRAFLLGLLLPGAVLSLASARPAIDFTAGPMTLLIAGLLVGFGTRLGSGCTSGHGVCGLARLSPRSLVAVLTFMAAGALTVLVLRHLMGGAQ; from the coding sequence ATGGTTGCTGACCCGACCCCCTTCACGCCAGGAACCGCCCTATTGGGGGGCATCCTTATCGGTGTGTCGTCCACCCTCCTGATGGCGAGCCTGGGAAGGATCGCTGGTATTAGCGGCATTGTCGGGGCAGCCCTTGGTCCCGCCGGCGCGGATCGGCAATGGCGGAGAGCTTTTCTGCTGGGGCTGCTGCTCCCTGGCGCGGTTTTGTCGCTGGCGTCGGCGCGGCCCGCCATCGATTTCACGGCCGGCCCCATGACGCTGCTGATCGCGGGCCTTTTGGTCGGCTTCGGCACACGCCTTGGCTCGGGCTGTACGAGTGGCCATGGGGTCTGCGGGTTGGCCCGGCTGTCGCCGCGTTCCCTCGTGGCTGTTCTCACCTTTATGGCGGCAGGCGCCCTGACGGTCCTCGTCCTCCGCCATCTGATGGGAGGGGCGCAATGA
- the moaC gene encoding cyclic pyranopterin monophosphate synthase MoaC: MNEDLTHFRNGRPAMVDVSGKQATVREAVAEGLVRMSPQTLALVSGATPKGDVAQIASLAGITGAKRTADLIPLCHPLPLDKVDVVVTPDPDAPGLKVVATARTTGRTGVEMEALTAVSVACLTIYDMLKAQQKDLVIGPIQLVAKSGGRSGTWQRD; this comes from the coding sequence ATGAATGAGGATCTGACGCATTTTCGCAATGGACGCCCCGCCATGGTGGATGTGTCCGGCAAACAGGCGACGGTGCGCGAAGCCGTGGCGGAGGGGCTTGTGCGCATGTCACCGCAGACCCTTGCCCTTGTCTCAGGCGCGACGCCCAAGGGCGATGTGGCTCAGATTGCCAGCCTTGCCGGGATTACCGGCGCGAAGCGGACCGCGGACTTGATTCCGCTTTGCCACCCTCTGCCCCTCGACAAGGTCGATGTCGTCGTCACGCCGGATCCGGATGCGCCGGGGCTGAAAGTGGTGGCAACGGCGCGGACCACCGGTCGTACAGGGGTCGAGATGGAAGCCCTGACGGCGGTCTCTGTCGCCTGTCTGACGATCTACGATATGCTCAAGGCCCAGCAGAAAGATCTGGTGATCGGGCCGATCCAGCTTGTGGCCAAAAGCGGCGGCCGCTCAGGCACGTGGCAGCGCGATTAA